One Anastrepha obliqua isolate idAnaObli1 chromosome 6, idAnaObli1_1.0, whole genome shotgun sequence DNA window includes the following coding sequences:
- the LOC129249900 gene encoding uncharacterized protein LOC129249900, with protein sequence MCRDAGLPVTGNKNQLIERLMDNNVSESESDTQSVVMQRLSSLEKTISDLVLQQKQNTTTSNNFVPPISSSPVNVIGNMEKSAPTVTSTYTVMHPQVLPNAYNSQHSLWTTAQEPSNVNFPQFSQSGHVATTDFRPTDICATSDICAVCNVPKSASTVHIRLRSRTAGSTDHNPYENVRDIVELLPVFDPSSDRSLTSKQFVKRVENLRSVYGWREYTLLFAVQQKMRGSAKYWVDSLQDVFISWAEFVHKFLLNFPCIENEADVHLKMAQTKRQNNESAQEFYYRMLALGSKGGLADSSIARDIINGINDSDLRKKISNNYTHCQDLLSDIINFNIYNEVKTAPPKMVFKTNASIEKPPNRKFPVTENQKPQTPLPLEKVKCYNCFKFGHYSVNCAEPQRKPRCEKCQRTTHKTADCYVKTENRINIIDQRACDDKIVKTIKVNGIETLAFVDPGSSRTLIRKTFARKIRDVREQLTILKGFAGGQYASTEIVSAIIEIDGNNNPTIMPVIDDDFLCEAVLLGRDVLCRAGNRLVIEQDQCRIEDINKIDVTNDLSVIDRQSLQQLLTQHADVFARNLSEIGKCDVAKMSIELNINIPICLKPYRIPFAKRAIVSEIVSELLSNNIIRPSESPYAAPVVLVEKKNGEHRLCVDYRSLNKVTIKRPYPMPIMEEQFAQLAGNNFFTTLDLRTGYHQIKIDESSKKYTAFVTTDGHYEYNRMPFGLVNAPAVFQCMMDKIIAQMPRGEVLAYLDDVIIPSKTIDEGRKRLEKILKILKRYGLTLRMDKCKFLKNEIEHLGHVINRNGITPGKRKVAAIADFPPPKNVTEVRRFLGLTGFFRKFVPNYSIIVKPITQLLRKEEQQKFVWGEAQQRSFTELIKKLCNEPLLALYDSSAQHEVHTDASSVGLAGVMLQSSDGKK encoded by the exons ATGTGCCGTGATGCTGGTTTACCAGTAACGGGTaacaaaaatcaactaattgaACGGTTGATGGACAACAATGTATCCGAAAGCGAAAGTGATACTCAAAGTGTTGTAATGCAGCGTTTATCGtctttagaaaaaactatttcggACTtagtgctacaacaaaaacaaaatacaacgaCATCAAATAATTTTGTACCACCAATATCGTCTTCGCCGGTAAATGTTATTGGTAATATGGAAAAGTCCGCTCCAACCGTTACGAGTACATATACCGTGATGCATCCACAAGTATTACCGAACGCATACAATAGTCAACATTCGCTGTGGACAACCGCTCAAGAGCCCAGCAATGTTAATTTTCCCCAATTTTCTCAATCGGGACACGTCGC CACCACCGACTTTCGCCCCACCGACATTTGTGCCACCAGTGACATCTGCGCCGTATGCAACGTACCAAAATCCGCCAGTACCGTACACATTCGATTACGTTCGCGCACCGCCGGTAGTACCGATCACAATCCATACGAGAATGTGCGCGATATTGTTGAACTTTTACCCGTTTTTGACCCATCGTCCGATCGTTCGTTAACATCAAAACAATTCGTAAAACGCGTTGAAAATCTGAGAAGTGTATATGGGTGGAGAGAATACACACTTTTGTTTGCCGTACAGCAAAAGATGCGGGGATCAGCAAAATATTGGGTTGATTCTCTGCAAGACGTGTTTATTTCGTGGGCagaattcgttcataaatttctgcTAAACTTTCCGTGCATCGAAAATGAAGCCGATGTGCATCTTAAGATGGCACAAACGAAACGGCAAAACAATGAGTCCGCTCAAGAGTTTTATTACCGCATGCTTGCCTTAGGTTCAAAAGGTGGGTTAGCCGACTCGAGTATTGCGCGCGATATTATAAACGGCATTAATGATTCAGATTTACGTAAGAAAATTTCTAATAACTATACGCATTGTCAAGATTTACTAAGTGACATtattaactttaatatttataacGAAGTGAAAACCGCGCCACCTAAAATGGTATTCAAAACAAACGCGTCGATAGAAAAACCGCCGAATCGAAAGTTTCCGGTTACAGAAAATCAAAAGCCACAAACACCGTTACCACTCGAAAAAGTTAAGTGCTATAACTGCTTTAAATTTGGACATTATTCCGTAAATTGTGCCGAGCCACAACGGAAGCCGCGCTGTGAAAAGTGCCAACGCACAACGCATAAAACCGCAGACTGTTATGtaaaaactgaaaaccgcaTTAATATAATTGATCAGCGCGCATGTGAtgataaaatagttaaaacaaTCAAAGTGAACGGTATAGAAACTCTAGCATTTGTGGACCCTGGTAGTAGTCGTACACTTATTCGTAAAACATTCGCGCGTAAAATCCGAGACGTGCGTGAGCAACTCACAATATTGAAAGGGTTCGCGGGCGGACAATATGCTAGTACCGAAATTGTAAGTGCGATAATAGAAATTGACGGTAATAATAATCCAACTATTATGCCTGTCATTGACGATGATTTCTTGTGTGAAGCCGTATTGTTAGGACGAGACGTATTGTGCCGCGCGGGTAATCGCTTAGTTATTGAACAAGATCAGTGCCGCATAgaagacataaataaaattgacgtTACAAATGATTTAAGTGTAATTGATCGCCAGAGCTTGCAACAACTACTAACACAACACGCTGATGTTTTTGCAAGAAATTTATCTGAAATTGGTAAGTGTGATGTTGCAAAAATGAGTATCGAATTAAACATCAACATACCAATTTGCCTTAAGCCGTACCGTATTCCGTTCGCTAAACGCGCGATCGTCTCCGAAATCGTATCTGAATTATTGAGCAACAATATAATTCGACCGAGTGAGTCACCTTACGCCGCGCCAGTAGTTCTCGTCGAAAAAAAGAATGGCGAACATCGCTTATGTGTGGACTACCGCAGTCTAAACAAAGTTACTATAAAAAGACCTTATCCCATGCCGATCATGGAAGAACAGTTCGCGCAACTTgccggaaataatttttttacaacgcTTGATCTACGTACCGGGTATCATCAAATTAAAATAGATGAatcctcaaaaaaatataccGCTTTCGTAACTACTGACGGCCACTACGAATACAACCGCATGCCGTTCGGTCTGGTAAACGCGCCCGCTGTGTTCCAATGTATGATGGATAAAATTATTGCACAAATGCCGCGCGGTGAAGTGTTAGCATATTTGGATGACGTTATTATTCCAAGTAAAACTATTGACGAAGGACGTAAGCGActcgaaaaaattctaaaaatattaaaacgttATGGACTTACATTGCGCATGGACAAatgtaaatttcttaaaaatgaaattgagcaTTTGGGCCATGTAATTAATAGAAACGGTATAACGCCGGGCAAACGTAAAGTAGCCGCGATCGCAGATTTTCCGCCGCCTAAAAACGTCACAGAGGTCCGAAGATTTCTAGGTCTTACTGGATTTTTCCGAAAATTCGTCCCTAACTATTCGATCATAGTCAAACCAATAACGCAGCTGCTACGTAAAGAAGAACAACAAAAGTTTGTGTGGGGCGAAGCGCAGCAACGATCGTTTACtgagttaataaaaaaactgtgcAATGAACCACTTCTTGCGCTCTACGATTCGTCCGCTCAGCATGAGGTGCATACCGATGCGTCTAGTGTTGGGCTGGCAGGAGTTATGCTGCAATCATCTGATGGCAAAAAGTAG